TGACCGCGACCCGACCCGCTGCTGTGACGTCCGGCCCTGCGGCTACCACCACCGCCGTCGAATGGCTCACCCCGGAGGACCCCCGGCTCTCCTGGGACGGCATCAACGGACTGGCCCGCCGCGACGACCGCTGGATCCCGCTGCGCCTGCCCCTGGGCCGGGTGGCCACCACGCTGTCCGGCAACTTCGCCCGGCTCGCCGAACTCCCGGTCGGCGCCCGCTTCGGTTTCCGCACCGACGCCGTCGAACTGACGCTGGAACTGGACGCCGAGCCCGGCAGCGCCCCGCTGGACGTGGTGGTGGACGGCGTCGTCGCCCACCGCTGGCACCCCGTGCCCGGCCGTCACCGGCTGACCCTGCCGCTGCCCAGCGGCACCGGAGCCGGAACCGGAACCGGGACCGACGCCGACACCGGCGGCCCGGCCGAGGTCGAGGTCTGGCTGCCGCACCTGAGCCGCACCTGGCTCGGCCGGCTCTCCGTCCGGGGCCACCGCGTGCTGGAGCCCGTCGAGCGCACCGGCCCGCGCTGGGTCGCCTACGGCAGCTCGCTCACCCACGCGATGTTCCCGCACGGCCCGTCCGAGAGCTGGGTCTCCCTGGTCGCCGTCCGGCACGGCTGGCGGCTGCGCAACCTCGGCTTCGCCGGGGAGGCGTACCTGGACCCGCTGGTCGCCCGGATCATCCGGGACACCCCGGCGGAGCTGATCACCCTGGAGATCGGCACCAACGCCTACATCCGCAACGTGTTCACCGCGCGCAGCTGGGGCTCGGCGGTGTGCGGCTTCGTCGAGACCATCCGCGACGGGCACCCGGACACCCCGATCGCGGTCATCGCCGCGCTGCCCTCGGTGGAACGGGAGAAGGTGGTCAACGCCGCCGGACTCACCCTGGAGGGCATCCGCGAGCTGACCGGCGAGGCGGTCCGGGTGCTGCAGCAGCTCGGCGACCGGCGGCTGCACCTGGTCGACGGCCGGGACGTCCTGCCGATCGCGGACGCCGACCGGGTGTACGCGGACGGGCTGCACCCCACCCCGGACGGCGAGCACGACCTCGCCGACCGCGCCGCGCCGATCCTCAAGGGGATCCCGCTCGGCTGACGGGCGGTCACGGTGGTGTCGGGTGCCCCGGCGGGAGACTCCCGCCGGGGCACCGTCGCGTCAGGCCGCCGTGGCCCGCTCGGGCAGTCGGGGCACCGCCGCCAGCAGCTGCCGGGTGTACGGGTGCTGGGGCGCGCGGAACACCCGCTCGGCCGGACCGTACTCGACCGCCCGGCCGTCCTTCATCACCAGCACCCGGTCGCTCACCTGCCGCACCACCGCGAGGTCGTGCGAGATGAACAGCATCGCCAGGCCCAGTTCGGACCGCAGCCGGGCCAGCAGCTCCAGCACCTGCGCCTGCACCGAGACGTCCAGCGCCGACACCGGCTCGTCGCACACCAGCAGCCGCGGCCCGGTGGCGAGCGCCCGGGCGATCGCCACCCGCTGGCGCTGCCCGCCGGACAGCGCCCGCGGCCGCCGTTCCAGGTGCTCCTCGCCGAGGCCCACCTGCGTCAGCAGCTCGACCGCCCGCTCCCGCCGGGCCGCGCCGCGGGCCACCCCGGCGACCGCCAGCGCCTCGGCCAGGATCCGCCGGACGGTGAAGCGCGGGTCGAAGGAGGCCAGCGGGTCCTGGTGGACCAGCTGGACCGCGGGCCGGGCCGGACGGCGCTCGCGCTCGCGCAGCGCGCTCCACGGCCGGCCGTCCAGCAGCACCTCGCCGCCGTCCGGGGCCAGCATGCCCATCACCAGCTGGGCGGTGGTGCTCTTGCCGGAGCCGGACTCGCCGACGATGCCCAGGGTCTCGCCGGGGGCGAGGGTGAACGACACGTCGGCGACGGCCTCGCGCAGGCCGCCGTTGGGGGTGCGGTAGCGCTTCACCAGGTGGCGGGCGGTGAGGAGTCGGGCCTGGTCGGGGGCGGTTTCGGGGGCGGGGTCGGGGCGGGGTCGGCTCCGGCGGGTTCGGAGACGGTCCCGGCAGCGCCGGCGGTGGCCGGCCCCGGACGGTCCGGATCGGGGGCGGCGGCCAACAGCATCCGGGTGTACGGGTGTTCGGGCGCGCCCAGGACCTGCGCGGCCGGGCCGGTCTCCACGATCCTGCCGTCCTTCATCACCGCGATCCGGTCCGCCAGCCGGGCCACCACCGCCAGATCGTGGCTGATCAGCAGCAAGGCCGTCCCCTGGTTCTTCAACTCGCCGAGCAGGTCCAGTACTTGGGCCTGTACGGTGACGTCCAGCGCGGTGGTCGGCTCGTCCGCGATCAGCACCCGCGGCCCGGCCGCCAGCGCCGAGGCGATCAGCGCCCGCTGACGCAGCCCGCCGGACAGCTGGTGCGGGTACTGCCGGGCCCGCCCGGCCGGCTCGGGCACCCCGACGGCGCTCAGCAACTCCTCGACCCGTCCGGGCACTTCGGCCTTCGGCAGGACGCGGTGGGCGCGCAGCGGCTCGCCCACCTCGGCGCCCACCCGGCGCAGCGGATCCAGGGCGGACAGCGCGTCCTGCAGAACCAGCCCGACCGTGCGCCCCCGCACCCGGCGCCACTCCCGCTCGCCGAAGCCGGCGGCGTCCCGGCCCTCCACCAGGAACCGCTCCGCCCGTACGGCGGCACCGGGCGCGGTCAGCCCGACCAGCGTCCGGGCCGTGACGCTCTTGCCCGAACCGGACTCGCCGACCAGCGCCAGGCACTCGCCCGCCGCCAGCGCCAGCGACACCCCGGCCACCGCCGTGGTCCGCTGCCGCCCGTGGCCGAACTCGACGCTCAGGCCCTCCAGTTCGATGATCGGGGTCATGGTGTCCGTCCTTCCAGGCGGCGGTGCAGCAGTCGGCCGAGCACGGTGATCGCCACCACCACGGCGGTGATGGCGGCCCCCGGGAACACCGCGATCCACCAGGCGGTGGAGAGGAAGTCGCGGCCCTGGGAGAGCATCGCCCCCCACTCGGGGCGGGCGCCTTGGGCCCGAGCCCCAGGAAGCTGAGCGCCGAGCCCGAGACCACGGCGGTGCCGACGGCCAGGGTCGCGGGCACCGTCAGCGGCCCCAGGGTGTTCGGCAGGACGTGCCGCAGCACCACCGCCCTCCGGGGCACCCCGAGCGCGGTCGCGGCGCGCACGTACTCCGAGCCGCGCACCACCATCGCCTGCCCCCGCACCAGCCGGGCGAAGCCGGGGGTGGCGGCGATCGCGATGGCCAGCAGCGAGTTGCCCGTGCCCGGGCCCACCACCGCGATCACCAGCAGGGCGAGCAGGAGTTCCGGCAGGGCCAGCAGGACGTCGACCGCGCGCATCGCGACCTGGTCGCCGACCCGGCCGGTCAGTGCGGCGGACAGGCCGACCAGCAGGCCCGCGAGCACGGACAGCGCGGTCGCGCCGAGCCCGATCAGCAGCGAGTAGCGGGCGCCGTACACCACCCTGGCGTACACGTCCCGGCCCAACTGGTCGGTGCCCAGCCAGTGTTCGGAGCCGGGCGGGGCGAGTGCGGCGATCGGGTCGGCCGCGGTCGGGTCGGCGTGCGCGAGCAGGCCGGGCCAGGCGCAGGCGAGCAGCGCCGCAGCCAGGACGAGCGCGGCCGGCAGCGCGCCGGGGCGTAGCCGGGCGGTCCGCCGCCCGGCCGAACGGACCGCCCGGGCCGGGGCGGGGGCGGCGGCCGTTCCGGTGACGGGCCGGGTCATGCCGCCACCTCCCGAACCGCCGCCGCCCCGCCGCCGCGCAGCCGGGGGTCGATCAGCAGGTAGAGCGCGTCCACCACGGTGTTCACCACCAGGTAGACCGCCGCGGACAGCAGGATCAGCCCGATCACCACCGGCAGGTCGTGCCCGGTGACCGCGTCCAGCGCCACCCGGCCCAGGCCCGGCCGGGCGAACACCGTCTCCACCAGGACCGTCCCGCCCAGCAGCCCGCCCACCAGCCAGCCGCCCAGCGTCACCGCCGGGACCAGCGCGTGCCGCAGCGCGTGCCGCCCCCGCAGCGCCAGCGGGCCGATCCCGCGCGAACGGGCGGTCAGGGCGAACGGCTCGTGCAAGGCCGACTCCAGCCCCTCCCGCAGCACCTGGGAGAGCAGCGAGCCGAACGGCACCGCCAGCGTCACCGCCGGCAGCACCAGCGACTGCCAGCCGTCCGCCCCCGCGACCGGGAACAGCCGCAGGTGGAAGGAGAACAGCGTGAGCAGCAGGACGCCCAGCCAGAACGGCGGGGTGGAGATCGCCAGCAGCTCCGCCCCGGACGCCGCGCCGCGCACCGCCCGCCGCCGCCCGGCCGTCGTCACGGCGGAGACCAGCGCCAGCACCAGGATCAGCCCGAAGGCCGTCAGCGCCAGCGCCGCGGTCGGGCCGAGCTGCTCGCCGATGATCCGGCTCACCGGCTGCTGCTGCTGGTAGGAGCGGCCGAGGTCGCCGCCCGACAGCCGGCCGAGGAAGGTCGCGTACTGCTCCCACAGCGGCCGGTCCAGCCCGAACTCCCGGGTGATCTCGGCCCGGACGGTGTCCGAACCGGTGGTCACCGAGCCGCCGAGCAGGGTCGCGACCGGATCGCCGGGCACCAGGTGCAGCGCGAGGAAGCCGAGGGTCGCGGCGCCCCACAGCACCAGGACCGCGCCGCCCGCCCGGTGCAGCACCGTGCGGGCCGCGGTCCGGGTCAGGCCTCGGTGCCCGCTCACCTGGTCTTCCAGACGCCGGCGAACTGCGGCCAGGCGTTCGCGTCGAACACCAGGCCCTGGACGCCCTGCGCCCGCCCGACCAGGTTGGTGGTCACGTACAGCGGCAGCACGGTGGCGTGCTCGACCGCCCACCGCTCGGCCTTGGTGTAGTTCCCCTTGCGGGCCGCCGGGTCGGTGGTCGCCGCGCCCGCCCTCAGCCAGCCGTCCAGCTCCGGGTCCTTGCTGAGCGAGACGTTCTGGCCGCCTGCCGCCGGGGTGTTGGTGGAGAGGTAGAAGCCGGCCAGGACGGCCGGGTCGGCCCGCACCCAGGAGTTGTCCCACAGGTCGTAGTCGCCGCTCGCGTAGATCGTGAAGTAGGTGCCGTTGTCGATCGAGTCACGTACCAGCTCGATCCCGGCCTTCTTCAGGTCGGCCTGGATGCCCGCCGCCAGGGTGTCGCGCTGGTCGCGCACCAGCGAGGCGATGTACGGCCAGTGCAGGGTCAGCCGCTTGCCGTCCTTCACCCGGTAGCCGTCCGCGTCCCGGGCGCTCCAGCCGGCCTCGTCCAGCAGCCGGCCGGCCGCCGCGGCGTCGTGCGGGAACGAGTCCTTCAGCCCGGCCTCGTACGCCGCCGGGGTCGTCGGGCTGAGCGGGCTCCAGGCGCGCTCGTACTCACCGAAGTAGATGCTCCTGACCAGCGCGTCCACGTCCACCGCCCGCTGGACGGCCCTGCGCACCCGCTCGTCCTGCAGCGCCCCGCGGGTCGTGTTCAGGAACAGCGAGTAGACCACGCCCGGGTTCTGCGTCCGGCTCACCTCGATGCCGTTGGCGGCCCGCACGGTGCGCACCGCCGTCACCGGCAGGGCCGCCGCGTCCACCTGGCGGCTGGTCAGGGCGCCGCTGCGGACGGAGTCCTCGGGCAGGAAGCGGATCGTCAGGCCGTCCAGGTACGGCGCGCCCTGGTTCGCGGCGCCCTCCGGGGCCCACGCGTAGGCGTCGTTGCGCCTGAACTCGACGTGGTCGTTCTTGACGTACTCGGTCTCCTTGAACGGCCCGGTGCCCACCGAGTTCGCGCCGCCCGCGCACAGCTGGTCGGCCTTCTCCGCCAGCGACTTGGGCGAGGCGATCCCCAGGTACGGGGTGGCGGCGGCCTGCAGGAACGGGACGTACGGCTCCGAGAAGGACACCCGGACGGTATGCGGGTCGACCACCTCCGCGCCGGTGTACGGGCCGAGCAGGCTGGCCGCGTACAGCGACTTGGTCCTCGGGTCCTTGATGTGGTCCAGGTTGGCCTTCACGGCGGCGGCGTCGAACACCGTGCCGTCGTGGAAGGCGACGCCGTCGCGCAGCCGGAAGGTGTACGTCCGCGCGTCCGGCGAGACCTGCCAGGACTTCGCCAGCCACGGGTGGAAGCCGCCCTTGTCGTCCAGGTACACCAGCGAGTCGAAGACGTTGCGCTGGATCACGGCCGTCACGTCGCCGGGGCTGACGTGCGGGTCCAGGCAGGACGTGCCCACCGCCACCGCGTACTTCAGGGTGCCGCCGCGCACCGGTGCCGCGGCCGGGCCCGCGCCCGTCCCGGTCGGGCCGCCGGAGGAGCAGCCCGCGAGCAGCACGGCCGCCAGGCCGGCGGCGGGCACGGCCGGGGGGACGGCGAACGGGCGGGGGGAGCGTCGGGGGGAGCGCTGGGCGGCGGGCACGGGTCTGCTGGGCATGCGGGGCTCCTTGGTGGTGCCGGTGGAGGGCGTACGGGACCGCCGCCGGGCGCGCGGGGGCGGCGCACGGCGGGGTGGGGAGGGGAAGCGGTTCGGCTCGGACCGTCGACGAAGGTCGGGCCTGGGGCCTGGGGCCTGGGGCCTGGGGCCTGGGGCCTTGGGGGCGGGGGCATTGGGCCGGGGGCCTGGGGTCGGGCGCGGTGCCGGTGCGGGTGCCGGGCCGGTGTCAGGCCCGGCGTGGGCGCCGGTTCAGACCCCGGCGCGGTCGAGGACGCGACATCGGCCGCGGGCGGGGCACCGGACCGCCGGCGAGGCGACGCCCCGCGCGGCCAGGGTCCTGCCACCGCTGCTGTGCACTGCGTTCTCCGATGCCTGAGCCGTCCGCCCGTTTCGCGCACCAGGGTGCCCGTCGGTGGCGGTTCCTGGCCACCGCGGCGTTTCACCCAGTGGAAGCCGTGTTCCCCGCCGCGTTTCCCACCGCGTTCCCCGCCGCCTGCTCCGCCACCACCGAGCGCGCCACCTCGGCCGCCATCAGCCGCCCGGCCTCGCGCAGCCGCCCCTCGTACCGGGCCGGGTCCACCGGGGCCGGCACCACCAGCCCCAACGCGGCCAGCAGCGAACCGTCCGGGTGGAACACCGGCACGGCCGCCGCCCCGTACGCCGGCTGCATCTCCCGCCGCGCGTACCCGACACCCCCGCGCCGCACCGCCGCCAGCTCCCGGGCCAGCCGGCCCGGCGCCACCACGGTGTACCGGGTGTGCCGCGCCCCCGCCGCGGCCAGACCCGCCGTCACCTCCCGCACCAGCGCCTCCGGCGCGAAGGCCAGCAGCACCCGGCCCACCGCGGTGGCGTGCAGGTCCATCCGCCCGCCCACCCGCACCTGGAACGGCGAGGACTGCACCGCCGCGCCCGGCAGCCGGTCCAGCAGCAGCGCCGAACGGCCGTCCAGTGCCGCCACCAGCGCCGTCTGCCCGGTCCGCTCGTGCAGCTCCTGCAGGGCCGGCTGCGCCAGCTCACGGATCCGCCGCAGGCACGGCGCCAGCGCCCCCAGCGACCACAGCCGCCGCCCCAGCCGGTACCCGCCGTCCCGCTGCCGCTCCAGCGCACCCCAGGCGACCAGCTCGCGCACCATCCGCAGCGCGGTGGGCGCCGGCAGGTCCGCGTGCCGGGCGATCTCGGCCAGCCGCAGCGACTCCCG
The genomic region above belongs to Streptomyces sp. 1331.2 and contains:
- a CDS encoding IclR family transcriptional regulator; this translates as MAGNSGEAGGRSVAGRVFAVLEAFDGERESLRLAEIARHADLPAPTALRMVRELVAWGALERQRDGGYRLGRRLWSLGALAPCLRRIRELAQPALQELHERTGQTALVAALDGRSALLLDRLPGAAVQSSPFQVRVGGRMDLHATAVGRVLLAFAPEALVREVTAGLAAAGARHTRYTVVAPGRLARELAAVRRGGVGYARREMQPAYGAAAVPVFHPDGSLLAALGLVVPAPVDPARYEGRLREAGRLMAAEVARSVVAEQAAGNAVGNAAGNTASTG
- a CDS encoding ABC transporter ATP-binding protein, producing MTPIIELEGLSVEFGHGRQRTTAVAGVSLALAAGECLALVGESGSGKSVTARTLVGLTAPGAAVRAERFLVEGRDAAGFGEREWRRVRGRTVGLVLQDALSALDPLRRVGAEVGEPLRAHRVLPKAEVPGRVEELLSAVGVPEPAGRARQYPHQLSGGLRQRALIASALAAGPRVLIADEPTTALDVTVQAQVLDLLGELKNQGTALLLISHDLAVVARLADRIAVMKDGRIVETGPAAQVLGAPEHPYTRMLLAAAPDPDRPGPATAGAAGTVSEPAGADPAPTPPPKPPPTRPDSSPPATW
- a CDS encoding ABC transporter ATP-binding protein, which translates into the protein MKRYRTPNGGLREAVADVSFTLAPGETLGIVGESGSGKSTTAQLVMGMLAPDGGEVLLDGRPWSALRERERRPARPAVQLVHQDPLASFDPRFTVRRILAEALAVAGVARGAARRERAVELLTQVGLGEEHLERRPRALSGGQRQRVAIARALATGPRLLVCDEPVSALDVSVQAQVLELLARLRSELGLAMLFISHDLAVVRQVSDRVLVMKDGRAVEYGPAERVFRAPQHPYTRQLLAAVPRLPERATAA
- a CDS encoding ABC transporter substrate-binding protein, which translates into the protein MPSRPVPAAQRSPRRSPRPFAVPPAVPAAGLAAVLLAGCSSGGPTGTGAGPAAAPVRGGTLKYAVAVGTSCLDPHVSPGDVTAVIQRNVFDSLVYLDDKGGFHPWLAKSWQVSPDARTYTFRLRDGVAFHDGTVFDAAAVKANLDHIKDPRTKSLYAASLLGPYTGAEVVDPHTVRVSFSEPYVPFLQAAATPYLGIASPKSLAEKADQLCAGGANSVGTGPFKETEYVKNDHVEFRRNDAYAWAPEGAANQGAPYLDGLTIRFLPEDSVRSGALTSRQVDAAALPVTAVRTVRAANGIEVSRTQNPGVVYSLFLNTTRGALQDERVRRAVQRAVDVDALVRSIYFGEYERAWSPLSPTTPAAYEAGLKDSFPHDAAAAGRLLDEAGWSARDADGYRVKDGKRLTLHWPYIASLVRDQRDTLAAGIQADLKKAGIELVRDSIDNGTYFTIYASGDYDLWDNSWVRADPAVLAGFYLSTNTPAAGGQNVSLSKDPELDGWLRAGAATTDPAARKGNYTKAERWAVEHATVLPLYVTTNLVGRAQGVQGLVFDANAWPQFAGVWKTR
- a CDS encoding ABC transporter permease encodes the protein MSGHRGLTRTAARTVLHRAGGAVLVLWGAATLGFLALHLVPGDPVATLLGGSVTTGSDTVRAEITREFGLDRPLWEQYATFLGRLSGGDLGRSYQQQQPVSRIIGEQLGPTAALALTAFGLILVLALVSAVTTAGRRRAVRGAASGAELLAISTPPFWLGVLLLTLFSFHLRLFPVAGADGWQSLVLPAVTLAVPFGSLLSQVLREGLESALHEPFALTARSRGIGPLALRGRHALRHALVPAVTLGGWLVGGLLGGTVLVETVFARPGLGRVALDAVTGHDLPVVIGLILLSAAVYLVVNTVVDALYLLIDPRLRGGGAAAVREVAA
- a CDS encoding SGNH/GDSL hydrolase family protein → MTATRPAAVTSGPAATTTAVEWLTPEDPRLSWDGINGLARRDDRWIPLRLPLGRVATTLSGNFARLAELPVGARFGFRTDAVELTLELDAEPGSAPLDVVVDGVVAHRWHPVPGRHRLTLPLPSGTGAGTGTGTDADTGGPAEVEVWLPHLSRTWLGRLSVRGHRVLEPVERTGPRWVAYGSSLTHAMFPHGPSESWVSLVAVRHGWRLRNLGFAGEAYLDPLVARIIRDTPAELITLEIGTNAYIRNVFTARSWGSAVCGFVETIRDGHPDTPIAVIAALPSVEREKVVNAAGLTLEGIRELTGEAVRVLQQLGDRRLHLVDGRDVLPIADADRVYADGLHPTPDGEHDLADRAAPILKGIPLG